In Cicer arietinum cultivar CDC Frontier isolate Library 1 chromosome 1, Cicar.CDCFrontier_v2.0, whole genome shotgun sequence, one DNA window encodes the following:
- the LOC101497217 gene encoding dynamin-related protein 3A-like — translation MVDDTVTSPPPPPQPSSAPVPLGSGVISLVNRLQDIFSRVGSQTAINLPQVAVVGSQSSGKSSVLEALVGRDFLPRGNEICTRRPLVLQLVRSAESSDEYGEFLHLPGKRFYDFSDIRREIQAETDREAGDNKGVSDRQIRLKIVSPNVLDMTLVDLPGITKVPVGDQPSDIEARIRTMIMSYIKEPSCLILAVTPANSDLANSDALQMAGVADPDGNRTIGVITKLDIMDRGTDARNLLLGKIIPLRLGYVGVVNRSQEDILLKHKIKDALVAEEKFFRSRPVYSGLADSCGIPQLAKKLNQILAQHIKSVLPGLRAHISSNLVAVAKEHASYGEITESKAGQGALLLNILSKYCEAFSSMVEGKNEEMSTSELSGGARIHYIFQSIFVRSLEEVDPCEGLTDDDIRTAIQNATGPRSALFVPEVPFEVLVRRQISRLLDPSLQCARFIYDELIKISHHCMVTELQRFPFLRKRMDEVIGNFLREGLEPSENMIAHMIEMEMDYINTSHPNFVGGSKALEIAVQQTKSSRLALSVSRPKDALESDKGSASERSVKSRAILARQANGVVNDPGVRPVSDTEKIAASGNIGGSSWGISSIFGGGDRSVKENVASKQHAEPFHSVEQSFSMIHLTEPPSILRPSDTNSETEAVEITVTKLLLKSYYDIVRKNVEDLVPKAIMHFLVNNTKRELHNVFIKKLYRDNLFEEMLQEPDEIAFKRKRCRELLRAYQQAFKDLEELPMDAETVEKGYSLPETTGLPKINGLPASSMYSTSSSGDYYAASPKHPKSKRSSHSGELQSQFYSNADSNGNGKLSTSGFYPALDT, via the exons ATGGTGGACGATACTGTTACatctcctcctcctcctcctcaaCCATCATCTGCTCCTGTTCCTCTTGGTTCCGGCGTGATCTCTTTAGTGAACCGTCTTCAAGACATTTTCTCCCGCGTCGGCAGCCAAACCGCTATTAACTTACCACAAGTGGCCGTTGTCGGCAGTCAGAGTAGCGGCAAGTCCAGTGTCCTCGAAGCTCTCGTCGGTCGTGACTTCCTCCCCCGTGGCAATGAAATCTGTACCCGCCGTCCACTTGTTCTCCAGCTCGTCCGGAGCGCTGAATCGTCCGATGAATACGGCGAGTTTCTTCATTTGCCTGGCAAGAGGTTTTACGATTTCTCAGATATTCGCAGGGAAATTCAG GCTGAAACTGATAGGGAAGCCGGAGACAACAAGGGTGTCTCAGACAGGCAGATTCGTTTGAAGATTGTTTCACCAAATGTTCTTGACATGACACTTGTAGATCTCCCTGGCATTACAAAGGTTCCTGTTGGTGACCAGCCTTCTGATATTGAAGCCCGAATCAGAACCATGATCATGTCATATATCAAAGAGCCTTCCTGTCTTATTTTGGCTGTCACACCAGCAAATTCAGATTTGGCTAATTCAGATGCTCTTCAGATGGCAGGAGTTGCTGATCCTGATG GTAATAGAACAATTGGTGTAATCACAAAG TTGGATATCATGGACAGAGGTACTGATGCCCGAAATCTGTTACTAGGAAAAATTATCCCCCTCCGACTTGGCTATGTAGGTGTTGTAAATCGTAGTCAGGAG gATATTCTTTTGAAGCACAAAATAAAGGATGCTCTGGTTGCTGAAGAGAAATTTTTCCGCAGTCGTCCT gTGTACAGTGGTCTAGCAGATAGTTGTGGTATACCTCAGCTAGCAAAGAAGTTGAATCAG ATTCTAGCACAACATATCAAGTCTGTGCTACCAGGGCTGAGAGCACATATAAGCAGTAATCTAGTTGCTGTTGCAAAGGAACATGCAAGCTATGGAGAAATCACCGAGTCCAAG GCTGGTCAGGGTGCTCTTCTCCTGAatattctttcaaaatattGTGAAG CATTCTCCTCCATGGTTGAGGGAAAGAATGAGGAGATGTCTACATCTGAGTTATCTGGTGGGGCGCGgattcattatatttttcaatccaTCTTTGTCAGAAGTTTAGAG GAGGTAGATCCATGCGAAGGCTTGACTGACGATGATATTCGTACTGCAATACAAAATGCAACTGGGCCAAGATCAGCATTGTTTGTACCAGAA GTACCATTTGAAGTCCTTGTGCGAAGGCAAATATCTCGTCTATTGGATCCAAGTCTCCAGTGTGCCAGATTTATATATGACGAATTAATAAAG ATCAGCCATCACTGTATGGTGACTGAACTGCAGCGATTCCCTTTCTTACGAAAGCGAATGGATGAAGTTATAGGGAACTTTTTACGGGAAGGCCTTGAACCTTCAGAGAACATGATTGCACACATGATAGAGATGGAG ATGGACTACATAAATACTTCACACCCAAATTTTGTTGGTGGAAGTAAGGCATTAGAAATTGCAGTTCAACAAACCAAATCTTCTAGGCTTGCATTATCCGTTTCTAGGCCAAAG GATGCTCTGGAATCTGATAAGGGATCAGCTTCTGAAAGAAGTGTAAAGTCTCGGGCTATTCTTGCAAGACAAGCTAATGGAGTAGTTAATGATCCG gGTGTACGTCCTGTGTCAGACACTGAAAAAATTGCAGCTTCTg GAAATATTGGGGGATCAAGTTGGGGTATCTCATCCATTTTTGGTGGAGGTGATAGATCTGTAAAGGAGAATGTAGCAAGTAAACAACATGCTGAACCATTTCATAGCGTGGAACAATCATTCTCCATGATCCATTTGACAGAG CCACCTTCTATCTTGCGGCCATCTGATACTAATTCAGAGACTGAAGCGGTTGAAATTACAGTAACGAAGTTGCTTTTGAAATCATACTATGATATCGTCAGAAAAAATGTCGAAGATCTTGTCCCCAAAGCAATTATGCATTTCTTG GTAAACAACACCAAGAGAGAGCTACACAATGTCTTCATTAAAAAGCTATATAG AGACAACCTGTTTGAAGAGATGTTGCAAGAACCTGATGAGATAGCCTTTAAAAGAAAGCGCTGTCGAGAACTTCTCCGAGCTTATCAGCAAGCATTTAAG GACTTGGAGGAGCTTCCTATGGACGCCGAAACAGTTGAAAAAGGATACAGTTTACCTGAAACAACTGGGCTGCCTAAAATTAATGGATTGCCAGCGTCATCGATGTATTCAACAAGTAGTTCTGGAGATTACTATGCAGCCTCCCCTAAGCACCCTAAGTCAAAAAGGTCTTCTCATTCTGGGGAACTTCAATCTCAATTTTATTCTAATGCAGATTCCAATGGAAATGGAAAACTATCTACATCAGGTTTTTATCCCGCGCTTGACACGTAA
- the LOC101496888 gene encoding costars family protein-like, protein MNVEEEVGRLKEEIKRLGKLQSDGSYKVTFGTLFNDDQCANIFEALVGTLRAAKKRKVLTYEGELLLQGVHDNVEITLNPLTPDAAN, encoded by the exons ATGAATGTGGAGGAAGAGGTTGGACGCCTCAAGGAAGAAATCAAGAGGCTTGGCAAGCTTCAATCAGATGGTTCTTACAAG GTTACATTTGGAACGCTGTTTAATGATGACCAATGCGCAAATATATTCGAAGCACTTGTTGGGACATTAAGAGCAGCTAAAAAGAGAAAAGTATTAACATACGAAGGTGAATTGCTGCTGCAAGGGGTACATGACAATGTGGAAATCACTCTTAATCCCCTCACCCCTGATGCTGCCAACTGA
- the LOC101497545 gene encoding small ribosomal subunit protein uS7-like, which produces MAEVISEPAVVVSDPSQIEVKLFNRWSFDDVQLSDVSLIDYIGVVPSKHATYVPHTAGRYSVKRFRKAQCPIVERLTNSLMMHGRNNGKKLKAVTIIRHAMEIIHLLTDLNPIQVIVDAVINRYALYFLPEKDFHVMIYEFLIAAEIVFDIVITVFDFQLLE; this is translated from the exons ATGGCTGAAGTTATTTCAGAACCTGCCGTTGTTGTTTCTGATCCCTCTCAGATTGAAGTCAAACTCTTTAATCGATGGAGCTTCGACGATGTTCAG CTTTCCGATGTGTCTCTGATTGATTACATTGGAGTTGTGCCATCGAAACATGCTACTTATGTTCCACACACTGCTGGTAGATACTCTGTCAAGCGTTTCAGGAAGGCTCAGTGTCCAATTGTTGAGAGGCTTACAAATTCACTCATGATGCACGGTAGGAACAATGGAAAGAAGCTTAAGGCTGTCACAATCATTAGGCATGCTATGGAAATTATTCATTTGCTTACTGACCTGAACCCCATTCAAGTTATTGTTGATGCTGTCATTAACAGGTATGCTTTGTATTTTCTGCCAGAAAAAGATTTCCATGTTATGATTTATGAGTTTTTAATTGCAGCAGAAATTGTGTTTGATATTGTGATAACTGTCTTTGATTTTCAATTATTGGAAtga